In the Arenicella chitinivorans genome, CGGATCGCCAATGAAATTTATCGTCAAGTCAGTGCACGGAAGTTTATGGTGATTACACATAAGGCGGGTCGCAGTGCGTATCGATTCAAACGCTTTTTGCCGATTGAGCGCTACCTAGCTATGGTGAAAAAACGAACCAAACATTTTATTAAAAAATCGTGACCACAGAAGCATTACAAAGCTTGGACCGCGCCGGTAAAGTTCGACCCGGTGAAGAGCTGGACCTCAGTCAGCTAGATCCGTGGATTAAATCTCAGATCGAGGGTCTGAGCGGCACACCATCGGTAACGCAGTACTCTGGTGGCGCGTCCAATTGGACCTATTGTTTACGCTACCCGGAGCGGGAACTCATTGTGCGCCGTGCGCCCGCGGGTACCAAAGCCAAAGGTGCGCACGACATGGGGCGTGAGTACCGCTTGCAGGCTTTATTGAAACCGGTGTATCCCTATGTGCCAGCCATGCTGGCTTACTCTGACGATACAAGCATTATTGGCTCTGAGTTTTATGTTATGGAAAAACTCGTGGGGCTGATTCCGCGGACCAATATGCCGCGCGGTTTGACCATGAACGCGGTGCAGAATCGAGCCCTATGTCTGCATGCTATTGACAGTTTGATTGAGTTGCATGCGGTGGACTACACCAAAGCCGGATTGGCAGATTTCGCTAAGGGTGAGGGCTATGCTAAACGCCAGATCGACGGCTGGAGCCATCGTTATAGCAAAGCCAAAACCTGGAATGTACCGGCCGCAAAATCGGTCATGCGTTGGTTGCAGTCGAACTTGCCGGAACAAGAGACAATCTGTTTAACGCATAATGATTTTCGCTTAGACAATCTGGTGCTGGATGCCGCTGACCCAACGCGTGTGATCGGGGTGTTGGACTGGGAGCTCGCAACGCTGGGTGACCCGTTAATGGACCTCGGTAACAGTCTGGCCTATTGGGTAGAAGCCGACGATGATTTTTTTGCGCAGAAAACCCGTCGTCAGCCTACGCATTTACCCGGTATGCTGACACGTCAGGAGTTAATCGACTATTACTTGTATAAAACTGGCACGGACGCGACCGATTTTACCTTTTATCAGGTCTACGGCTGGTTTCGCTTGGCGGGAATTGTGCAGCAGATCTACTATCGCTATCACCACAAACAAACTCGGAACCCAGCGTTCAAGCACCTATGGGTGTTTGTACATTATTTGATTCATCGGTGTCGTCAAGCCATCAGACTTGCGGAGCAATAATGGCCAGCATTTACCTAATTCGTCACGGCCAAGCCTCATTTGGCCAAGAAAATTATGACCAACTGTCCGAGCTGGGACAACAACAAGCAGCGCATTTGGGTAGGTCGATATCTCAGCGCGTACCCAAGGTTGATCAGGTCGTTCTGGGGGGCATGTTACGTCATCGCCAGACTGCTGAGAATTGTCTGGCTGGCTATGCGCAACGCTTGGCCGACAGTAATCCAACCATTGATGCTGGTTGGAATGAATATGATCATCAAGATATTCTCGCACAGTTACGGCCGGAGTATAAAACTGCCGGCGGAATGACCGAGTTCATCGCGTCGCAAACGAACCCCAAGCAGGTGTTCGAGCAGGATTTTAATGCTGCCATTGATCGCTGGACCAGTGGCCAGTTTGATGCTGACTATGTTGAGTGTTGGCAGGACTATCGACAACGGGTGTTGACTGCACTACAACGTGTTATTGACGCATCCACCAACGCGAAAAACCTCTTTGTGTTTACCTCCGGTGGCCCAATATCGGTGGTCGCGCAGCATCTGCTGGGTGTGCCTGCAGAACAGATTATGCGCATGAACTGGACGTTGATGAATTGTGCGGTCACAAAGCTCGTTTCAACGTCTGACCGCGTGTTTTTATCAACCTTGAATGAGCACACGCACTTTGAGGGCGCAGAGAACAAGCATCTAATAACTTACACCTAGAGTAGGCGGAAGGAGAACTATGAAACGACAAAACATTCTGATTACCGGGGCCAGTTCGGGCCTGGGTTACACCATGGCGAAACTGTACGCGGCGCAAGGGCGGAACCTGGCATTGTGTGCCCGACGTGTCGATAAGTTAGACGCGTTAAAGGCTGAGATTGCCGAGTCTAACCCGAACGTGACTGTGTCTGTGCGCCAGTTGGACGTGAACGATCATGATCAAGTGTTTGAGGTGTTTAACGCTTTTGAACAGGACCTCGGGCATCTTGATCGTGTCATCGTGAATGCAGGGATGGGCAAAGGCGCGAGTCTCGGAACGGGGTATTTTGAGGCCAACAAGCAAACAGCGATCACCAATTTTGTTTCCGCTATAGCGCAATGTGAGGCGGCGTTGGCGATTTTCCGTAAACAGAATCACGGTCATTTAGTCACAATTTCTTCAATGAGTGCGGTGCGAGGGTTCCGGCGCGCATTGACGGTGTATGCGGCGACTAAAGCGGCAGTAACATCGTTGACCGAGGGCATCCGCATTGATTTACTCGACACGCCGATCAAAGCCACCACGATTCACCCGGGCTTTATTCGTAGTGAAATCAACGAGAAAGTCAAAAAAGTGCCTTTTATCGTCGACACCGAGACTGGGTGTAAGGCGATTCTTAAAGCCATTGAGAAGGAAGGTGCAAATTATTACGTGCCAGTATGGCCTTGGGCCATTATGTGTCGCTTAATGCGATATGCGCCACTGCGAATGCTGGCGAAAATGAGTTAAGCAGATCGGGACGTCGTAACAACGACGTCCCGACCGGTTTTAAGGTTCACTGGCACCGTCAATGGTGCCACTGCCCATAAGCGTAAACTGACACTCAGTATCAATTGGTGCGCAGGTCTAAAATGGGCATGTTTTCACCGCCAACGTATTTCGGCAAGATGCCGTTCCACGCTTCGATTTGCTTCAACTGAATATATGCAGGGCTCTGTTGAGCGGCCTGGTTGATCTTTTCGATCTTGTACGCCTCAGCATCCGCTAGGAGTCGAATACGTTGTTCTTCTAATTTGGCAGCTTCAAACTCGGCGTTGGCAGTAGCGATTTTTTGCTCCTGTTCGGTACTGAAGCGCTTGAGTTCGGCTTTCTGTTTCTCGGCTTCTTGCTCACGACGTTTTTTGTCTTCCACCGCTTTGGCTATAAATGGCGGCAAGATGACGTTGCGAATCAGTATGCCTTGCATTTGAATGCCAACGGGTTCAAGTTTTTGAGTCAATGCAGACATCATGTGTTCTTGCATGCGGTTTTGAACCGACTCGGAGTAAAACTCCTCGGCATTGGCAACTGTCTTGCCTTGCTCCCGCATCAGTGAACGAAAATACGGTACCACATGAATTTGTACGACGTCCTGCGCGGTACCGGTGTTTTTCTTCACTTCAGGTGCTTTGGACCCCATCAAGCGGTATTGCAAGGACACATCAAAATGGGAGATCAGCTGATCTTGTGACGGCACACCCATTTTGTCGAACTTTAAGGTCTTTTGACGCACGTCATACTCATTCCACGCATAGAGTGGGTTGACCGGAAAATGCAGGCCTTCCTCGTAAACCGTGTCCTGTACCTCGCCAAATAAGGTGGCGACCTTGACGTGACCAGCCGGTACTTGTTGGACGCAGAAGAGGGCAATAAATAGCAGTAACGCCGGCACAATAATGGTTTTCGCGAGTCCGCGCACTGGGTTCAGCGCGGGAATATTGCGGCCAATTAGTAGCACGATAACCGAAGCGATAACCGCCAGAATAGCGATGAACTGAAGGTTTTCAAACATAGGGACTCCTGTAGTTATTGTAATGAGGGCAACACCTACCCGCTTTGGTCATTCATTGACGCTGGGTGATGAGACATGCTCATAAAATGGGGGTTAACAAAGTAAGATCAAAGGATTACGGAGTGGTAATTTTATGGTATTCCGCTCCATCGTGCTTATCTACTGCTTATCTCGTTGGTTTGTTCTGCCTAAGCCAGGTGAGGGTCGTTTTGTATCCTTAGAGCATTATGTAGCAGATAAGCGACACTTTTAGCATAGTTTGGGTATTAAGCCCAATCTCTGTTGGACTATGGTCCACTTGTTATTCATGGTTGAGACGAGTAACGTTTTACCTAGAGCATTTCCAAACAATTTTGCAGGGTTGGCTAAAGGCAGTTCTCTGCTGATGTTTAACATGTAGCTTTGCAGCATGGAATCACAGGATGTGTGCCATTCGTATGGTCGGGATGATTTGAATCAAACTGGAGTAGACGGCATGAAGGTAACCGATGAACTGACAAACCTGGTTGTAGAACTGGGTGAACTGGAGAGCTTTGAGCGTGCAGGGGCTGTTATCAGTCAAGAAGGTGTTTCGGTAAAAGCGTTGCTTAGTTTATTCAACGAGACCGACAATCCACGATCAAAACAAGTGGTGCGTGAAATATTTGATGAAGCGGGTTATGGGTGGCTCTTTGAGCTTGATCAAGGGTGCGTCGAATCAGCGGCTGCTTTAAAAACAACGACCATTGAGAACGCCAGTGCCACTGACGAACTCGTGGTAATCAAGGAAATTCCAGATAATGGGTATTTGACGGAAGAAGAGTTTTTGGACTTAATGCCGGCGAGCGCATATTTTCACTAGGCGTGCTGACGCCATCTCAACGGCTTGCTACGCCCGCACTCTGTGGTGTTTGCTACTTTGGTACAACTTTATATCAGCGGCTTTTCGGTTCTGCGCCCGGTTTAGTTCCTGCCACCGGCTCACCGGCTTCGACTGAGTCCGAGCTAAGCCCCGGTTCCAATTGACTTACCAATTCGATCAAGCTGTTAGTCTGCGCTTGCAGGCGTTTGTTTTCTGAAAACGTTTGATAATTGATAATCAAGCTGATTAACGCGACGGCTGCGAGCGCGCCAATGGCGATTTGCTGCCAATTGAGCTGCGGTTTGGTGCCCGCCGACTGCTCTTGAGGTAGGACTGTCAGGGTTGGACTGTTGAGCTCGTCCGTTGGGCGCGTGCTGGCGGCTGTATCGCGCGTGATTTGGTCTTTGATCTCCCGCAGCTCGCGCATGAAGCGCCCGAGCATGACGCGGGTATTGTCTTGAATTTCTCGTCGTACATGCCCTTGATGAATTTCGAGTGATTTGGCGACCTGGTCACGCACTTGAAATAAGGAGTCGCTGGTGTGTTGGCTTGGGTGCGTTTCTTCTTCGGTTTCGTGATGTTGAACAGGTGGTGATTGATACGATTTAAGTGTGGCGCCGATGCTCTTAACCGTACGATCAATGTCATTCTCGGTCATTACTGCTTTTGAAAGCACGTCAATTGCGCCGGCCTCTCTGGCACGTTGCACGTAATCATCGCCGGACTCATCCGTGTACATGGCGACCGGGATCGTGGCTGTGGCTCGATTGGCTTTAATTATTTTGACCGCTTCGAGCCCGTTCATACCGCGCATCGAATGATCCATAAAAATAATGTCCGGAATGCGATACGACAAATAGCTCAAGGCGTCTTCAGCTGAGTAAGCCAGATCAATACGCAGTTCATAGGCCTGCAATATACGCTTAAGCTTAAATTGTGCCGTTTTGGAATCGTCGACGATTAAGGCGGTTTTAGTTGGCATAAAGGACGCTCTACTGACTCAAGCTCTGGGTTGAAGATGGATTCTTATTATGATTTTACTACCCAACGTTGTTTTAGTGTTGCACAGCTTGAGAACGTCGGCAAGCATTGCGCGCAACAACAACTCAGTTCTGTTCTTCAGAGAATTCTGGGCGTGCTAGATAATAGAAAGCGAACGCGGTGAGTCCGGACGATGAAAACAACACAAGCATAATCATGATCTGGTAGCGCACCGCAATCAGGGGGGATACGCCGGACAGTATTTGACCAGTCATCATGCCTGGCAATGACACCAGGCCAACCGCTAGCAGGGAATTTAAGGTGGGAATCAAGGTGGCCCGATAGGCTGTGTTGCGTGCTTTGATGGTGCTGGCCTTGCTTTCGAGTTCCGCATAAAAACGTTCAGCGAATAAGCTGATCGCGTTCATACCAACGGCAAAAATCATGCCCGCCAATGGGATAACCTGGTTAGGTTGAAACCATGGATCACTGGTGAGTACAGCCTGGGTAATTAAAATTAGCAACAGCACATTGACTGCGCCGGTTGCCAGCAAAGCTTTGAAATAGAGTGTAGTCCGTCGTTCAGGTACTGAGCGCAAGGCTATCCACGCAGAAACCAGTAGCATGACAGAGAGGATCGCTGCCACCATTAAGGCATGCTCGGCCGCAAACAAATAGGTCAACACAAAACCAATCAGAATTAGCTGAATCACCATGCGTGCCAGAGCATAAAGGGCTGAGCCCGGTTCAGCAGACCAACGCCAGAGTATCCAGACTACCAGCAGAGCGGGAATCAGTACCAGGCTAAGGTTGAATAATGGGATGGTTTGCATAAGCGAGCTTTGCAGAGACTAGGTTGATCGTTCCAACTCAGTACCTTTTACGGGTTGGGGCGCTTGTGAATGTGTCCCTGCATTATCTTTCAAGGTTTGCAGTTGCTTCTCAAGCTCCTGAATACTGCTCTTGGTGCTGACCAACGTTTGCAGCAGCTGATCGTGTAGCTCTGGATGTTCGAGTTTGCGCAGGTACGCGTACTTCGCTTCATCTAGGTTGTTAATCACTACCGCAATAAAGAGGTTGATCACCACAAACGTACCAATGATTACAAAACTGACGAAGTAGGCCGCATAAAAGGGCGACAACTCCATGGCCTTGTACATCACGTCGGTCCAGTCTTCCAGCGTCACGATCCGGAACAGCGTCAGTACTGCGTAGCTCAGGTCCCGCCAGTGTGTCGGGTCGTGCTCGTGGAACAAGTGAAACCCGAGCACTGCATAGATAAAGAACAGCAAGCCCATCAGGATCGTAATATGAAACATGGATGGGATCGAACGCAGCAGGGTTTCGACGATTAGGCGCAGTTCAGGGTAGGCATTGATCAAACGCAATACCCGAAGCAGTCTCAACACTCGACCTAACATGGCGAATTCAGCAGCTATCGGCAACAGAGACAACACAATCAGTGTGAAGTCAAAACAGTTCCAACCGCTTTTGAAATATTCCCAGGGCCGTGGCATACGAGCGAGTAGCTTAATGGCGGCTTCAATAATGAATGCCGCCAATACAGCTTTGTGCGCAAGGTTAAACCAATGCTCGAGCGTGGGGTTCATCCATTGCGGAAATGCCTCCACGCCGATCAGTGCGGCGGTGAACAAAATCAACCCGATGATGATACGATCAAACAGCTTAGAGGCTGCGAATTGTCTTATCGCATTCATAGTCAAAACAAATTAATTTCCAAATCAGTACACTCGACCTGCCAAGCTAACTTAGCCAGTATTACGCAGGCCTGTTGCAATACCATTAATGCTGTCCAGTACTGGTTTCAGCCACTGGGAATTCAGTCTGTCTTCTTCTTTCGCGAGACGGCCGAGCAACATAACCTGAATGTAGTTCAGTGGGTCAAGGTAGGCGTTTCGCCACCGCACCGATTGTCCAATTTCAGGGAAGTCCGCCATCAATTGTTCGACGCCGGTGACGGCTTTGATTTGTTCAATCGCGGTATCGTATTCATGCTTCATCTGGTGAAAGGTACGCTCGGCAATGCCCGCGTCGGAGCACAGTTTTGAATACTCTTCGGCGACTTCCTGGTCGGTTTTCAATAGTACCATTTGTGAGTTACTCATCAGGTTCTGAAAGTAACGCCATTCAGACTGCATCGACTGCAACGTTTCCAGACCGCCCTGATCTATGGCGTCGGTCAGCGCACTGCCTAGGCCATACCAGCCGGGGATATTCTGGCGCGACTGTGACCAGCCGAATACCCAGCCAATCGCACGAATCGATTTTTTCGAGTAATCTGCCTTTTTTCGGTGCGACGGACGCGAACCGATATTTAACAACCCGATCTCGGCCGAAGGTGTGGTCTCGTAGAAATACTGCATGGTCGCCACATTGTCGTCAGTCAGCGCGCGGTATGCCTGTTCACCGATCCCGACCAGTTTCTCCATCATAGAGACGTACTCAGGTTTATCGTCTTCAACAATATTCGGCAGACTGGCTTTCATCAGACCGGTAATACCGACCGTGAGTTCGTAACTGGCTGTGGCTTTAAAGTTGTATTTGAACGACAAAACTTCGCCTTGCTCAGTGAACTTGATACCGCCTTTAACAGTGCCTTTCGGCTGACTCAGAATCGATTCGTGAGTTGGGCCGCCGCCACGACCGATGGTGCCACCTCGACCGTGAAACAACAGGCAGCGAATGCCATGCCGATCGGTCAGAGCGACGATGTTTTGCTGCGCTTTATATAAGTTCCAACTCGATGCCAGAATGCCGCCGTCTTTACAGGAGTCTGAGTAACCGAGCATGACTTCTTGAGTGTCATTTGTGAAACGTAGCAGCT is a window encoding:
- a CDS encoding phosphotransferase family protein, whose protein sequence is MTTEALQSLDRAGKVRPGEELDLSQLDPWIKSQIEGLSGTPSVTQYSGGASNWTYCLRYPERELIVRRAPAGTKAKGAHDMGREYRLQALLKPVYPYVPAMLAYSDDTSIIGSEFYVMEKLVGLIPRTNMPRGLTMNAVQNRALCLHAIDSLIELHAVDYTKAGLADFAKGEGYAKRQIDGWSHRYSKAKTWNVPAAKSVMRWLQSNLPEQETICLTHNDFRLDNLVLDAADPTRVIGVLDWELATLGDPLMDLGNSLAYWVEADDDFFAQKTRRQPTHLPGMLTRQELIDYYLYKTGTDATDFTFYQVYGWFRLAGIVQQIYYRYHHKQTRNPAFKHLWVFVHYLIHRCRQAIRLAEQ
- a CDS encoding response regulator, with translation MPTKTALIVDDSKTAQFKLKRILQAYELRIDLAYSAEDALSYLSYRIPDIIFMDHSMRGMNGLEAVKIIKANRATATIPVAMYTDESGDDYVQRAREAGAIDVLSKAVMTENDIDRTVKSIGATLKSYQSPPVQHHETEEETHPSQHTSDSLFQVRDQVAKSLEIHQGHVRREIQDNTRVMLGRFMRELREIKDQITRDTAASTRPTDELNSPTLTVLPQEQSAGTKPQLNWQQIAIGALAAVALISLIINYQTFSENKRLQAQTNSLIELVSQLEPGLSSDSVEAGEPVAGTKPGAEPKSR
- a CDS encoding ABC transporter permease, which gives rise to MQTIPLFNLSLVLIPALLVVWILWRWSAEPGSALYALARMVIQLILIGFVLTYLFAAEHALMVAAILSVMLLVSAWIALRSVPERRTTLYFKALLATGAVNVLLLILITQAVLTSDPWFQPNQVIPLAGMIFAVGMNAISLFAERFYAELESKASTIKARNTAYRATLIPTLNSLLAVGLVSLPGMMTGQILSGVSPLIAVRYQIMIMLVLFSSSGLTAFAFYYLARPEFSEEQN
- a CDS encoding ion transporter, giving the protein MNAIRQFAASKLFDRIIIGLILFTAALIGVEAFPQWMNPTLEHWFNLAHKAVLAAFIIEAAIKLLARMPRPWEYFKSGWNCFDFTLIVLSLLPIAAEFAMLGRVLRLLRVLRLINAYPELRLIVETLLRSIPSMFHITILMGLLFFIYAVLGFHLFHEHDPTHWRDLSYAVLTLFRIVTLEDWTDVMYKAMELSPFYAAYFVSFVIIGTFVVINLFIAVVINNLDEAKYAYLRKLEHPELHDQLLQTLVSTKSSIQELEKQLQTLKDNAGTHSQAPQPVKGTELERST
- a CDS encoding SDR family oxidoreductase; this encodes MKRQNILITGASSGLGYTMAKLYAAQGRNLALCARRVDKLDALKAEIAESNPNVTVSVRQLDVNDHDQVFEVFNAFEQDLGHLDRVIVNAGMGKGASLGTGYFEANKQTAITNFVSAIAQCEAALAIFRKQNHGHLVTISSMSAVRGFRRALTVYAATKAAVTSLTEGIRIDLLDTPIKATTIHPGFIRSEINEKVKKVPFIVDTETGCKAILKAIEKEGANYYVPVWPWAIMCRLMRYAPLRMLAKMS
- a CDS encoding prohibitin family protein, yielding MFENLQFIAILAVIASVIVLLIGRNIPALNPVRGLAKTIIVPALLLFIALFCVQQVPAGHVKVATLFGEVQDTVYEEGLHFPVNPLYAWNEYDVRQKTLKFDKMGVPSQDQLISHFDVSLQYRLMGSKAPEVKKNTGTAQDVVQIHVVPYFRSLMREQGKTVANAEEFYSESVQNRMQEHMMSALTQKLEPVGIQMQGILIRNVILPPFIAKAVEDKKRREQEAEKQKAELKRFSTEQEQKIATANAEFEAAKLEEQRIRLLADAEAYKIEKINQAAQQSPAYIQLKQIEAWNGILPKYVGGENMPILDLRTN
- a CDS encoding histidine phosphatase family protein; this encodes MASIYLIRHGQASFGQENYDQLSELGQQQAAHLGRSISQRVPKVDQVVLGGMLRHRQTAENCLAGYAQRLADSNPTIDAGWNEYDHQDILAQLRPEYKTAGGMTEFIASQTNPKQVFEQDFNAAIDRWTSGQFDADYVECWQDYRQRVLTALQRVIDASTNAKNLFVFTSGGPISVVAQHLLGVPAEQIMRMNWTLMNCAVTKLVSTSDRVFLSTLNEHTHFEGAENKHLITYT